Sequence from the Nitrospirota bacterium genome:
TCCGGGAGGGGCGGCTCTTCCGCGACGGCGTGAAGACCGCCATCGTGGGAAGGCCCAACGTGGGAAAGTCCTCGCTCCTGAACGCCCTCCTCAGCCGTAGCCGGGCCATCGTCGCCGAGATGCCCGGCACCACCAGGGACGTCATCGAGGAGCACCTGAGCATCCGCGGGCTTCCCCTCCTCATGATGGATACGGCCGGCATCCGCGGGGCCAGGGACATGGTGGAAGAAGAAGGGGTCAAAAGGAGCCTGAAGGCCCTCACGGACGCCGACCTGGTGCTGGCCGTCCTGGACGCCTCCGTGCCCCTCGCCCCAGAGGACCGCCTCGTCCTCGACAGGCTCTCCGACAGAAACGCGGTCCTCGTCCTGAACAAGTGCGACCTCCCCATGGCCTGGGAGGAAACCCTACTGGGGAATGACTCTTTCCCGCCGCGCGTGCGCACCTCCGCCCGCGAGGGCCGGGGGCTCGAAGACCTGAAAGACGCCATCCAGAGGGCCGCCCTGGGCTCCGGGGCCTTCCGGAGCGACGGCGTCCTGGTCACCACCCTCAGGCACAAGGCCGCCCTGGACGGAGCGCGCCGCTTCATCGAGGCCGCCCTGGACGCCCTGGCCTCCGAGCCCCCGGAGATAACGGCCGTGGAGCTTCGGGAGGCCATGGACAGGCTCGCCGAGATAGGAGGCGAGGTCACCACCGAGGACGTCCTGGAGCGCATCTTCTCGGAATTCTGCATCGGCAAATAGGTGCCACGGGCACCTTTTCCCGTCAAACCAGGGCCTGTAACATAATGTGAGCGACCGTTGAGAAAAAACAGCTTATCTTTCCAAATAACGGCAAATAGGTGCCTCGGGCACCTTTTTAATCTCGCACACTTTTACGCCGGCAAACGCAGTCTTCCAAAACACATCCGCATGGCGACCTATTATCAGGGATAGCTTATCTTGCCCAGGACCGCCGGGCGGTGGGCCCCGGTGGCGCGGGGCACGCCCGAGGGGCGGCGCGAGAGGGTCTCATTGGCCAGGACGGCGAAGCTCACCGCCTCCTTGGCCCGGGCGGGGATGCCCAGCTCGTCGATGAGGCGGACCGTGAGGGGGGCGAGGGCGTCCCTGAGCAGCTCCACCAGAAAGCCGTTCATCGTCCCCCCGCCGGTGAGGATGACCTCCCGGGGGCTTGCCGTGGGCAGGACGAACCTTCGGTACGCGTCCCTGACGGAGAGGGCGGTAAAGCGGGTGAGCGTGGCCATGGCGTCCTCCGCGGAAAGGTTCCATCGCGCGAGCAGCTCCCGCGCCATGGCCGGGCCGAAAAGCTCCCGGCCCGTGGACTTGGGAGGACGCCTCCTCAAAAAGGGATGCCGCATGAGCTCCCGGAGGAGGCCGTCATGGGCCCGCCCCTTCCGGGCCAGGCGGCCGTCCCGGTCCAAGGGCCTTCCGGTCAGGGCCAGCATGGCCTCGTCCAGAAGGGCGTTGCCCGGGCCGGTGTCGAAGCCGAAGACCCCCTCCACGTCCGGAGTCACCATGGTGAGGTTGGAGATGCCCCCCAGGTTGTGCACGGCGCAGGGGGCCCTGTCCCTGAAAAGCACATGGTCGGCAAAGGGGACCAGGGGCGCACCCTGGCCGCCGTGGGCCATGTCGGCCGGGCGGAAGTCGCTCACCACGGCGAGCCCCGTGCGCGCGGCCATGACCGCGGCCTCACCCACCTGGAGGGTGCAGCCCCCCTTTCTCCCCGACGGGGGGACATGAAACAGCGTCTGACCGTGGGAAGCCACGGCGGAGACCTCGCCAAGCCGGAGGCCGGCCCCCCGCACGCAGGCCTCCACCGCGCGGGAGAAGACCTCGCCCAAAAGGACGTTGACCCGGCAGACCTCCGAGACGTGGCCGTCCAGGGCGGAGCGCACGGCGCGCCTTACCGGCTGAGGATAGGGAACGAAGACGTGATGAAGAAACCGGACCCGCGCCCGGCCCCCGGAGCCCCGGATGCGGACGAGGGCCGCGTCCACCCCGTCGTGGGATGTGCCGGACATGAGACCCACGATAAGGCGGCCCGGCACCCGGCGGGTCATGCAATCAGGCTCAGGTTGATCTGTATGTCGTACTGTTTCTTGAGGCCCTGGACGTAGGAGCTCAGGGCGGCCTGCCTCTTGAGCTCGAGCATGGTCTCCTTCTTCTGGGCCCTGAGCTTCGGGTCTTCGGGCAGCCCCTTCAGCTCGGCGGGCGTGAGGTCCACGGCCTCCTGCACCATCAGCCTGAGCCTCCGGGCCATGAGCTCCTGGCGCAGCTGCTGTTCATAG
This genomic interval carries:
- the mnmE gene encoding tRNA uridine-5-carboxymethylaminomethyl(34) synthesis GTPase MnmE, whose protein sequence is MKAYHMTGGDTIAAPATPPGEGGIGIVRISGPRALGIAERLFASPRGRRPESHRALYGHIVEPETGEPVDEVLLLYMKAPRTYTREDVVEVHCHGGMVPLARVLSLALAQGARLAEPGEFTRRAFLAGRLDLCQAEAALDLIRAKTEAAGHLALSQLEGGLSGRVRELREMLLLAAAHLEASIDFPEEEMELASMEEMRRLMEAARDGAASLAGTFREGRLFRDGVKTAIVGRPNVGKSSLLNALLSRSRAIVAEMPGTTRDVIEEHLSIRGLPLLMMDTAGIRGARDMVEEEGVKRSLKALTDADLVLAVLDASVPLAPEDRLVLDRLSDRNAVLVLNKCDLPMAWEETLLGNDSFPPRVRTSAREGRGLEDLKDAIQRAALGSGAFRSDGVLVTTLRHKAALDGARRFIEAALDALASEPPEITAVELREAMDRLAEIGGEVTTEDVLERIFSEFCIGK
- a CDS encoding anhydro-N-acetylmuramic acid kinase, whose amino-acid sequence is MTRRVPGRLIVGLMSGTSHDGVDAALVRIRGSGGRARVRFLHHVFVPYPQPVRRAVRSALDGHVSEVCRVNVLLGEVFSRAVEACVRGAGLRLGEVSAVASHGQTLFHVPPSGRKGGCTLQVGEAAVMAARTGLAVVSDFRPADMAHGGQGAPLVPFADHVLFRDRAPCAVHNLGGISNLTMVTPDVEGVFGFDTGPGNALLDEAMLALTGRPLDRDGRLARKGRAHDGLLRELMRHPFLRRRPPKSTGRELFGPAMARELLARWNLSAEDAMATLTRFTALSVRDAYRRFVLPTASPREVILTGGGTMNGFLVELLRDALAPLTVRLIDELGIPARAKEAVSFAVLANETLSRRPSGVPRATGAHRPAVLGKISYP